Proteins encoded in a region of the Magallana gigas chromosome 8, xbMagGiga1.1, whole genome shotgun sequence genome:
- the LOC117685576 gene encoding uncharacterized protein encodes MYAARVCKDCGADCVFFCETCGKDLCSVHKGVHMVDLDNANHFVILYRERNGYFIKDEYCEKHPELACKLWCDDCDEPFCDECWKEKKKDHEMHAMMEVFEAYKKYKEEFKPKIAQLRSEVLPYNRAILAGIEPDIPECEAQIAELKEKMRDKAERLKKYIDKCVKKKCPKRLKRLENKIIGQLNQQCIDLQEHIDYLRELVYRYEHSANKPAEFLLFLKDHPLDKVPDIPESCKELPEMTFNTEVTKEDVLKLLGEITVEETGIRKPEYRFTLERLRVVKHLKTVPVTGVKSACHMSCKSATEFWISDKVNLVLIDQTGKKLSDVKDKLDKECGVHAVTKDGDLIYIDKKSNIRKLLKDKKDKPSTLINSKESWETLSVFCSFESDDILVGMIIHNINRAMVVRYSSDGKEKHFIECEHYTTPLFVTENHNQDVVVSNHDRNSSSVVVTNGGGEYRFSFNGPPKEPGFKPRSICVDGLSNILVYDDNSKSIVMIDVDGHYLEIFQVQQNLIQSPRCVSYSIDNHTVFVYSSSNSHVVVSRHINRQEYLGKPTIDPDADKKKKKKKKKKKKEETKEKKKEDA; translated from the exons ATGTATGCTGCTCGAGTTTGCAAGGATTGTGGGGCGGACTGCGTCTTCTTCTGCGAGACATGTGGGAAGGACCTGTGTTCTGTCCATAAGGGCGTACACATGGTAGACCTAGACAATGCCAATCACTTTGTTATCCTCTACAGGGAAAGGAATGGATACTTTATCAAGGACGAATATTGTGAGAAACACCCAGAGTTGGCGTGCAAGTTGTGGTGCGACGATTGTGATGAGCCCTTTTGCGATGAGTGTTGgaaggaaaagaaaaaagatcatGAGATGCATGCTATGATGGAAGTATTTGAAGCTTATAAGAAATATAAAGAGGAGTTTAAGCCAAAGATTGCACAGCTCCGATCAGAGGTGTTGCCGTACAACCGGGCCATATTGGCTGGAATTGAGCCAGATATTCCTGAATGCGAGGCGCAAATTGCAGAATTGAAAGAGAAAATGAGAGATAAGGCAGAGAGGCTGAAGAAGTATATTGATAAATGTGTTAAGAAGAAATGTCCTAAGCGACTCAAGAGACTGGAAAATAAGATTATTGGTCAACTAAACCAGCAATGCATAGATTTGCAAGAGCACATTGATTACCTGAGAGAGCTGGTCTACAGATATGAGCATTCTGCCAATAAACCTGCAGAATTCTTGCTTTTTCTGAAGGACCACCCCCTAGACAAAGTACCCGACATTCCCGAGAGCTGTAAAGAGCTTCCAGAGATGACCTTCAACACAGAAGTAACGAAAGAAGACGTACTCAAATTACTCGGGGAAATCACAGTTGAGGAGACTGGAATCCGAAAGCCAGAATACAGATTCACGCTGGAACGTTTGAGGGTGGTTAAACATTTGAAGACGGTTCCTGTCACTGGTGTAAAATCTGCATGCCATATGTCCTGTAAATCAGCCACAGAGTTTTGGATCAGTGATAAAGTAAATCTTGTACTGATTGACCAGACAGGAAAAAAGCTGTCTGATGTTAAAGATaagcttgataaagaatgtggGGTCCATGCCGTCACCAAGGATGGAGATCTCATCTACATTGACAAGAAATCCAATATTAGAAAATTGTTGAAAGACAAGAAAGATAAGCCATCAACTCTGATCAATAGTAAGGAAAGTTGGGAGACCCTGAGTGTCTTCTGCTCTTTTGAAAGCGACGACATTTTGGTTGGAATGATAATCCATAACATTAACCGGGCTATGGTGGTCCGTTACAGCAGCGACGGAAAGGAGAAGCACTTCATCGAGTGCGAACACTATACCACCCCTCTGTTTGTCACTGAAAACCATAATCAGGATGTGGTGGTCTCCAATCACGATCGGAACAGCAGCTCGGTAGTGGTAACCAATGGTGGCGGAGAGTACCGCTTTTCTTTCAATGGCCCTCCAAAAGAACCAGGATTCAAACCAAGAAGTATCTGCGTGGATGGATTGTCTAACATCCTGGTATATGATGATAACTCCAAGTCCATAGTGATGATTGATGTAGATGGCCATTACTTGGAAATTTTCCAGGTGCAGCAAAATTTGATCCAGTCACCTAGGTGTGTCAGTTACAGCATTGACAACCACACAGTCTTTGTTTATTCATCCTCCAACAGCCACGTGGTTGTTAGTCGCCACATTAACAGACAGGAGTACCTGGGAA AGCCCACAATAGATCCCGATgctgataaaaagaaaaagaagaagaaaaagaagaagaagaaagaggaaactaaagaaaagaaaaaggaagATGCTTAA